Proteins co-encoded in one Melopsittacus undulatus isolate bMelUnd1 chromosome 4 unlocalized genomic scaffold, bMelUnd1.mat.Z SUPER_4_unloc_1, whole genome shotgun sequence genomic window:
- the LOC117438049 gene encoding interferon-induced transmembrane protein 5-like, whose translation MDTSYPREDERKREPSPLPRDHLVWSIFNTIYMNLCCLGFVALAFSVKARDRRVAGDVEAARRLSSKARCYNVLATACSLLLPLVLAALAITGVIHLAQLAQDSVGFFTYQLSDGEDK comes from the exons ATGGACACCTCGTACCCGAGGGAGGACGAGCGCAAGCGGGAGCCGTCCCCTCTGCCCCGAGACCACCTGGTCTGGTCCATCTTCAACACCATCTACATGAACCTGTGCTGCCTCGGCTTCGTGGCGCTCGCCTTCTCCGTCAAG GCACGGGACCGGAGGGTGGCCGGGGACGTGGAGGCCGCTCGGCGCCTGAGCTCCAAGGCGCGGTGCTACAACGTGCTGGCCACagcctgcagcctgctgctgccgctgGTGCTGGCCGCGCTCGCCATCACCGGCGTCATCCACCTGGCCCAGCTCGCCCAGGACTCCGTCGGCTTCTTCACCTACCAGCTCAGCGACGGCGAGGACAAGTGA
- the LOC115947176 gene encoding protein-glucosylgalactosylhydroxylysine glucosidase-like, translated as MADGSEDPAVFSSSSLPTDPRLLATVTNAYLGTRVYHDTLHVSGVYSGAVGDTHRADVPSPANVRMVVPSEPGMDETFTLDTRTGTFSHELRSADYVATQQIYAHCSLVHLLVVSITIQRSPHNTRPITIQLQTPFEPKSQDLDLKQGPDFQGAHYVYGRTLVPEVPGGPCPALHMLWTPVPVALTLPAEEQQRCWHFLTAVAGTEQGARGSYSQGLACAAAGSLHRCHAQAWAAVWQGCGVELTGPLRLQQALRGSLFYLLSSITPHPALPGHGIGYGIDHGISHGISHGISPGGLANGARGEEYWGHIFWDQETWIFPNILLFYPEAARAMLEYRIRTLEGALHNAREQGYEGAKFPWESAATGREVCPEEIYGAQEIHVTGDVLVAFEQYYHITQDQRLFMEAGGWRLVCAVAQYWCSRMVWSEQEQCYHIRDVMPPDEHHCHVDNSAYTNAVAQRSLTFAAHLAQDLAMPVPEQWLCCASSIKVPFDAGKGYHPEYDGYSPGEPVKQADVVLLGFPLMHPMSPQVRRNDLEMYEPVTELHGPAMTWSMFAVGWLELKEVQRAQALLNKCFSNITEPFKIWVENSDGSGAVNFLTGMGGFLQAILFGYTGFRITRSNLRFDPAFPDDIHELNISGVSYLGNKLRFSITREEMGIEVTECAQDPPALPLEAVLEQSGQRLPLHKGVVPALGLLLQWGPHGDIP; from the exons ATGGCTGACGGCAGTGAGGACCCGGCCgtgttctcctcctcctccctgcccacagACCCACGGCTGTTGGCCACAGTCACCAACGCTTACCTGGGCACACGTGTGTACCACGACACCCTACACGTGAGCGGTGTGTACAGCGGTGCTGTGGGTGACACACACCGTGCCGATGTACCCAGCCCTGCCAACGTGCGTATGGTGGTGCCCAGTGAGCCCGGCATGGATGAGACCTTCACCCTGGACACCCGCACGG GAACCTTCAGCCATGAGCTCCGGTCAGCAGATTACGTGGCCACCCAGCAGATCTATGCTCACTGTTCCCTTGTCCACCTGCTGGTTGTCAGCATCACCATCCAGAGGTCACCTCACAACACCCGACCCATCACCATCCAGCTCCAGACTCCTTTtgagccgaagagccaggacCTGGACCTGAAACAGGGACCTGACTTCCAGGGAGCACA CTATGTCTATGGCAGGACGCTGGTTCCTGAGGTGCCAGGGGGGCCCTGTCCTGCCCTGCACATGCTCTGGACGCCGGTGCCGGTGGCACTGACACTGCCTGCGGAGGAGCAGCAGCGGTGCTGGCACTTCCTGACAGCTGTGGCTGGCACCGAGCAGGGTGCCAGGGGCAGCTACAGCCAGGGCCTGGCGTGTGCGGCCGCAGGGTCCCTGCACCGGTGCCATGCCCAAGCCTGGGCTGCAGTGTGGCAGGGCTGTGGTGTGGAGCTGACCGGGCCCTTGCggctgcagcaggcactgcGTGGGAGCCTCTTCTACCTCCTGAGCTCCATCACCCCACACCCGGCCCTGCCCGGCCATGGCATCGGCTATGGCATCGACCACGGCATCAGTCATGGCATCAGTCATGGCATCAGCCCTGGTGGCCTCGCCAACGGCGCACGTGGGGAGGAATACTGGGGTCACATCTTCTGGGACCAG GAGACCTGGATATTCCCGAACATCCTGCTGTTCTATCCCGAGGCTGCCCGAGCCATGCTGGAATACCGGATCCGCACGCTGGAAGGAGCCCTGCACAACGCACGGGAGCAAGGCTAcgag ggTGCTAAGTTCCCATGGGAGAGCGCAGCCACAGGCCGGGAAGTCTGTCCCGAGGAGATCTATGGAGCTCAGGAGATCCACGTCACCGGGGACGTGCTGGTGGCCTTCGAGCAGTATTACCACATCACACAG GACCAGAGGCTGTTCATGGAGGCTGGAGGCTGGAGGCTGGTGTGTGCTGTGGCTCAGTACTGGTGCAGCAGGATGGTGTGGAGCGAGCAGGAGCAGTGCTACCACATCCGAG ATGTGATGCCCCCGGATGAGCACCACTGCCACGTTGACAACTCTGCTTACACCAACGCTGTGGCCCAGCGGAG CTTGACCTTTGCAGCCCATCTGGCTCAGGACTTGGCGATGCCGGTGCCCGAAcagtggctgtgctgtgccagcagcatcaAAGTGCCCTTTGATGCGGGGAAGGGATATCACCCCGAGTACGACGGCTACAGCCCTG GTGAGCCGGTGAAACAAGCAGACGTGGTCCTGCTGGGCTTCCCACTGATGCACCCCATGAGCCCTCAGGTCCGGAGGAACGACCTGGAGATGTACGAGCCTGTCACGGAGCTGCATGGACCAGCCATGACCTGG AGCATGTTTGCCGTGGGCTGGCTGGAGCTGAAGGAGGTGCAGAGAGCCCAGGCCCTGCTCAACAAGTGCTTCAGCAACATCACGGAGCCCTTCAAG ATCTGGGTGGAGAACTCGGATGGGTCGGGAGCTGTGAACTTCCTGACAGGGATGGGTGGATTCCTACAAGCCATCCTGTTCGGATACACCGGCTTCAG GATCACAAGGTCCAACCTCCGCTTCGATCCTGCCTTTCCTGACGACATCCACGAGCTGAACATCTCTGGTGTCTCCTACTTGGGCAACAAGCTCAGGTTCAGCATCACCAGAGAGGAGATGGGGATTGAAGTGACCGAGTGTGCCCAGGACCCTCCGGCTCTGCCCTTGGAAGCGGTGCTGGAGCAGTCGGGGCAGCGGCTGCCCCTGCACAAAGGTGTGGtgccagcactggggctgctgctgcagtggggacCACATGGGGACATCCCATAG